The following proteins come from a genomic window of Alicyclobacillus dauci:
- a CDS encoding type II secretion system F family protein — protein sequence MRTSIGMSMQGRIMRFDVSRVYVSVLRRDREEFLTAMDQLADLLEAGISLERAFGYLTQQGQKGSREVGERMLHRLENGLPLSDVFLDYVDPVHLNIFHLAEQVGRLPQALGDYVEHERERRRWRKDMSQKLTYPAMLLVACYGLAVYVRLQVQPELAQLQVELGNNTGLGMTSKIVQNIPITLLSLISILPCLYVAVVLCRRFTGKRIVSLPFDALLQFVYSEQFVYGIEVQIDGGLTLIEALHFHKEGRNARLERDYAEVQNGVMAGFKLSQVLPATLNPVLQQIIEVGEYTGDLSDSLHRARMFLLARIKRQTDRISTWLEPCAMAVMGLIVGSSMYSVFGPMYQTVSSMGLH from the coding sequence ATGAGAACATCGATTGGGATGTCTATGCAGGGACGTATCATGCGATTTGACGTCAGCCGAGTATACGTGTCTGTACTCAGGCGAGATCGCGAAGAATTTCTCACTGCAATGGATCAACTTGCGGACTTGCTTGAAGCTGGAATCAGTCTTGAGCGTGCCTTCGGCTACTTGACACAACAGGGGCAAAAAGGATCTCGAGAAGTCGGAGAGCGAATGCTTCATCGTTTGGAAAACGGACTTCCGCTGTCAGATGTGTTTCTTGACTACGTGGATCCGGTCCATCTCAACATATTTCATCTCGCAGAGCAAGTGGGGAGGCTTCCACAAGCTTTAGGCGATTATGTGGAACACGAGCGGGAACGGCGACGATGGCGTAAAGACATGTCACAAAAATTGACTTATCCAGCGATGTTGCTCGTCGCGTGTTACGGACTCGCTGTTTACGTTCGACTTCAGGTTCAGCCCGAACTCGCCCAACTCCAGGTTGAACTTGGAAACAACACGGGTTTGGGGATGACAAGTAAAATCGTACAAAACATTCCGATCACGCTCCTCAGTCTCATTTCAATACTCCCGTGCCTATACGTGGCTGTCGTCTTGTGTCGTCGGTTTACCGGCAAACGCATTGTCTCGCTTCCATTCGACGCCTTGTTGCAATTCGTTTATTCAGAACAGTTTGTATACGGAATTGAAGTCCAAATAGACGGGGGTTTGACGCTCATTGAAGCGCTTCATTTTCATAAGGAAGGTAGAAATGCACGCTTAGAACGCGACTATGCTGAGGTTCAAAATGGCGTCATGGCCGGCTTCAAGTTGTCCCAAGTGCTCCCTGCCACCCTAAACCCAGTATTACAGCAGATCATCGAGGTGGGGGAATACACAGGAGACTTGTCTGATTCACTGCACAGGGCACGGATGTTTCTACTAGCGCGGATAAAACGACAGACGGACCGCATTTCCACATGGTTGGAACCGTGCGCCATGGCTGTCATGGGTCTCATTGTTGGAAGTAGTATGTACAGCGTGTTCGGGCCTATGTACCAAACCGTGTCGTCGATGGGCCTGCATTGA
- a CDS encoding type II secretion system protein, giving the protein MQNTRLRPQRDGAFSLLELMVAVAIVAIMVGVLTPHLMGATEQARQTACDGNTKTISAALAEYNLMHFSLPSGDTNAQLTALVANRLLDNSALTGHFTIDDVDPNNTTVSCASTGGNNES; this is encoded by the coding sequence TTGCAAAACACGCGTTTACGGCCGCAGAGAGATGGCGCATTTTCCCTGCTTGAGTTGATGGTTGCTGTGGCCATCGTGGCGATTATGGTAGGTGTTCTCACGCCACATCTGATGGGTGCCACGGAACAGGCCCGTCAGACTGCTTGTGACGGCAACACGAAAACCATTTCTGCGGCACTGGCCGAGTATAACTTAATGCACTTTTCACTACCTTCTGGTGATACAAATGCACAGCTAACAGCACTCGTTGCAAACCGTTTGTTGGACAACAGTGCTCTAACTGGTCATTTTACGATTGACGACGTAGACCCCAACAACACCACCGTAAGCTGTGCAAGCACAGGAGGAAACAACGAATCATGA
- a CDS encoding pilus assembly FimT family protein, with the protein MTWRQRYGRKLLGELNDDQHGFGLVDTMVALALTIVALGFVALGAIQLKRTADLDGAALILLGHLRLAQSLAATSDEAASVWLDPYDTRYHLTRGTTFLGQYQFPSDVDYVDGYLQLPNRRISYDNLGNAQVAGQIRLTNGSVERDIHLYMGAGLQVSGWLSQ; encoded by the coding sequence ATGACCTGGAGACAAAGATACGGTCGCAAACTACTTGGTGAATTGAATGACGACCAACATGGGTTTGGTCTCGTAGACACAATGGTTGCGCTCGCTTTGACTATCGTCGCATTGGGTTTTGTCGCGCTTGGGGCAATCCAACTAAAGCGAACGGCCGATCTCGACGGTGCCGCCCTGATTCTCTTAGGGCACTTACGCCTGGCCCAGTCGCTTGCAGCAACTTCTGACGAAGCGGCGAGTGTCTGGCTTGATCCGTACGACACTCGATATCATTTGACGCGTGGAACGACATTTTTAGGCCAATACCAGTTTCCAAGCGATGTGGATTACGTGGACGGGTACCTGCAGTTGCCAAATCGGCGAATCTCTTATGACAACCTTGGCAACGCTCAAGTCGCAGGGCAAATCCGTTTGACGAACGGATCGGTCGAACGCGACATTCACTTATACATGGGCGCGGGGTTGCAAGTTTCGGGGTGGCTTAGTCAATGA